Proteins encoded together in one Bacteroidota bacterium window:
- the panD gene encoding aspartate 1-decarboxylase, with product MMRWILRSKIHNATVTEANLAYIGSITIDEDLMDMVGFMEGERVLVVSNDNGARLETYIIKGERGSGVICMNGAAAHLIEAGHQVIIMGFELSDQPITPKVILPDEKNRFKQYL from the coding sequence ATTATGAGATGGATCCTTAGATCGAAGATTCACAACGCAACCGTTACCGAGGCCAATCTGGCCTACATCGGCAGTATTACCATTGACGAAGATCTGATGGACATGGTTGGGTTTATGGAAGGAGAACGGGTGCTTGTTGTGAGCAACGACAATGGTGCCCGTCTGGAAACCTACATCATCAAAGGTGAACGCGGCAGCGGTGTAATTTGCATGAACGGCGCGGCAGCCCACCTCATCGAAGCCGGCCACCAGGTAATCATCATGGGGTTTGAACTATCTGATCAACCCATCACCCCAAAGGTCATTCTGCCTGATGAAAAGAACAGGTTTAAGCAGTACCTGTAG
- a CDS encoding choice-of-anchor B family protein, which translates to MTLRLLLLAFVLFFFSDAAVAQQATCTNGKADAYDCNAVDLQATLSIDEMGGGRQTDGNDIWGWTDPTTGKEYALVGLSSGTAFVDISTPTAPVYLGSLDTHTNNSSWRDVKVYKNHAYIVSEAGGHGMQVFDLTQLANVTSPPQTFSETAHYDQFGNAHNIVINEDSGFAYAVGSNSCAGGLHMVDISTPQSPVEAGCFSGDGYTHDAQCVMYTGPDTAHQGQEICINSNEDTITIVDVTDKGAPKQLSRVGYPNSEYVHQGWFDEQQTYFYQNDELDEGSTNTRTLIWDLTDLDDPVLTEEYFGETRAIDHNLYVKGDYVYEANYTAGLRILDITEREGPVEVAFFDTYTSSNNASFNGAWSSYPYFESGNVIVSNIEAGLFILKPNLATLPVELVAFDALRDGERVVLRWTTASETNNAGFSVEQLSNGEFAEIGFVSGTGTTEETQNYSYTVDNLGPGQHTYRLKQVDFDGAFEVSETVSVTIEAPASLTLSDAYPNPFNPTTLISVSVARTQQVRVEAYNYQGQRVAVLFDATLEGNVEESFRFEAGNLPSGAYLIRATGAHEVVTQSVTLVK; encoded by the coding sequence ATGACTTTACGTCTTTTGCTTTTAGCATTTGTATTGTTCTTTTTTTCTGATGCAGCCGTAGCCCAGCAGGCAACGTGCACCAACGGCAAAGCCGATGCTTACGACTGTAATGCCGTTGATTTACAGGCAACCCTTAGTATCGATGAGATGGGCGGCGGACGCCAGACCGATGGCAACGACATCTGGGGCTGGACCGACCCGACTACAGGCAAAGAGTACGCCCTGGTAGGACTCTCGTCTGGTACTGCCTTTGTTGATATCAGTACGCCAACTGCGCCTGTGTATCTGGGGAGCCTGGATACACACACCAACAACTCCTCCTGGCGCGATGTCAAGGTGTACAAGAATCATGCGTACATTGTCAGTGAAGCTGGTGGTCACGGGATGCAGGTATTTGATCTCACCCAGCTTGCCAACGTCACCAGTCCGCCGCAGACATTTAGCGAAACGGCGCACTACGATCAGTTTGGCAATGCGCACAACATTGTGATTAACGAGGACTCTGGGTTTGCTTATGCCGTGGGTTCCAATTCTTGTGCCGGTGGTCTACACATGGTAGATATCTCAACGCCACAGTCACCTGTAGAAGCCGGTTGTTTTTCTGGTGATGGCTACACGCACGATGCGCAGTGTGTGATGTACACCGGACCCGACACCGCGCATCAGGGCCAAGAAATTTGCATCAACTCAAACGAAGATACCATCACGATTGTTGATGTGACTGATAAGGGGGCGCCGAAGCAACTTTCGCGCGTGGGATACCCAAACAGCGAGTATGTACATCAAGGGTGGTTCGATGAGCAGCAAACTTACTTCTACCAGAATGACGAACTGGATGAGGGTAGTACTAACACGCGGACGCTCATCTGGGATTTGACAGATCTCGATGACCCAGTGCTCACTGAAGAGTATTTTGGTGAGACGCGTGCAATTGATCACAATCTGTATGTGAAAGGTGACTATGTGTACGAAGCCAACTACACGGCTGGCCTGCGTATACTCGACATCACCGAACGCGAGGGACCGGTTGAAGTAGCTTTCTTTGACACTTACACATCCAGCAACAATGCATCGTTCAACGGCGCCTGGAGTAGCTATCCCTATTTCGAGAGTGGCAATGTGATCGTCAGCAACATCGAAGCTGGCCTCTTTATCTTGAAACCAAATCTTGCCACCTTACCGGTTGAACTGGTGGCGTTTGATGCATTACGCGATGGGGAACGCGTTGTGCTTCGCTGGACAACCGCTAGCGAAACCAACAACGCCGGCTTTTCAGTTGAGCAGTTGTCCAATGGTGAATTTGCAGAGATTGGATTTGTGAGCGGAACGGGTACAACCGAGGAAACGCAAAACTACAGCTATACGGTTGATAATCTTGGTCCAGGGCAGCATACGTATCGCCTGAAGCAGGTAGATTTCGACGGTGCCTTTGAAGTGAGTGAAACGGTGAGCGTGACGATCGAAGCGCCGGCGAGTCTGACTTTATCAGATGCATACCCGAATCCGTTTAATCCAACTACGTTGATCAGTGTGTCTGTTGCACGCACACAACAAGTCCGGGTTGAGGCGTACAATTATCAGGGGCAGCGAGTTGCTGTATTGTTTGATGCTACGCTGGAAGGAAATGTCGAAGAGTCATTCCGTTTTGAAGCCGGCAACCTGCCGAGTGGTGCGTACCTGATCCGGGCAACTGGGGCCCATGAAGTGGTTACGCAGTCGGTTACGCTGGTGAAGTAA
- a CDS encoding VCBS repeat-containing protein gives MKRTTLRKILLLVVGLVVLFFVGRKILEYTIQGPAPGQGETTLRFSEIPAAFTHTSDFEAALPFMALAAIDVDNDGVDEIFAGGGTGQQDALLAYDGHALVPSANGTGLSKAIDDPTYGAASIDATGDGLADLFVARASGLYLYTNTGNGFSSEQVEFPLDPQSMPLSIALGDLNKDGAVDVYLSNYIRPEFVEGETIFNDLEYGGINNLLLNNGDNTFTDITESSGLYHQHNSFVSVLVDLNDDGHSDLVIAHDTGVPSIYKNNGDLTFTEIDLPVTFSYPMGIAVSDHNNDGRLDLYFSNVGNTLPTAMLRGDLTEDQPLNTDYILLENQGDFVFEDVATAHNAAVYGFGWGLVSYDFNHDTLADYLVSQNYIRFPGVRIPGLFELYAGRLLQQYPDGQYRPVEEVAGIANQRFGVTMAVSDFNKDGWPDVVLGNLDSELRAFVNDGGSNHWLKVILPDTPAAIGTRLVLETADGAQYVDQYYTSEGLGSDQTNAVFFGVGDQTALTSLTVHFPNDSTATFLNPDVDSVIEITLD, from the coding sequence GTGAAAAGAACTACGCTTCGTAAGATCCTCCTGCTTGTTGTTGGCCTTGTAGTGCTATTTTTTGTTGGCAGAAAAATCCTTGAGTACACGATCCAGGGGCCGGCGCCAGGACAGGGTGAGACCACGCTTCGGTTTTCCGAAATCCCTGCTGCGTTTACACATACATCTGACTTTGAAGCTGCGCTGCCGTTTATGGCCCTTGCAGCCATTGATGTAGACAATGACGGTGTTGATGAGATTTTCGCCGGCGGCGGCACCGGTCAGCAAGACGCCCTGCTTGCGTATGATGGGCATGCCCTCGTCCCCTCCGCAAACGGTACAGGACTTAGTAAAGCCATCGATGATCCGACCTACGGGGCAGCCTCCATTGATGCAACCGGTGATGGCCTTGCTGACCTTTTTGTAGCGCGGGCATCCGGGCTTTACCTCTATACCAATACAGGCAACGGGTTCAGTAGCGAACAAGTTGAATTCCCCCTAGATCCACAATCCATGCCGTTGTCTATCGCACTCGGAGACCTCAACAAAGACGGCGCTGTAGACGTGTACTTGAGCAACTACATCCGGCCGGAATTTGTCGAAGGAGAAACCATTTTTAACGACCTTGAATACGGCGGCATCAACAACTTGCTACTCAACAATGGCGACAATACGTTTACTGACATCACTGAATCGTCGGGACTTTACCATCAACACAATAGTTTTGTCTCCGTGCTTGTTGATTTGAACGACGATGGACACAGTGACCTTGTTATAGCCCACGACACGGGCGTACCCAGTATCTACAAAAACAATGGCGACCTGACGTTCACTGAAATCGACTTGCCTGTCACGTTCAGCTACCCGATGGGTATCGCGGTAAGCGATCACAACAACGATGGCCGGCTCGACCTGTACTTCAGCAACGTAGGCAACACCCTGCCTACGGCTATGCTGCGCGGCGACCTGACGGAAGACCAGCCCTTGAATACCGACTACATCCTTCTCGAAAACCAGGGCGACTTTGTTTTTGAAGATGTAGCAACAGCACACAATGCAGCCGTTTACGGATTTGGCTGGGGGCTCGTATCGTATGACTTCAACCACGATACCCTTGCAGACTACCTGGTATCGCAAAACTACATCCGTTTTCCGGGTGTGCGGATCCCGGGCTTGTTTGAGCTCTACGCCGGCCGGCTACTCCAGCAGTACCCCGATGGGCAATACCGCCCTGTAGAAGAAGTGGCCGGCATCGCCAACCAGCGATTTGGGGTAACCATGGCAGTTTCTGATTTCAATAAAGATGGCTGGCCCGACGTGGTGCTTGGCAACCTCGACAGTGAACTGCGCGCCTTTGTCAACGACGGTGGCAGCAACCATTGGCTGAAAGTCATCTTACCTGATACACCGGCAGCCATTGGCACCCGGCTGGTGCTGGAAACAGCGGATGGCGCGCAGTATGTCGACCAATACTATACCAGCGAGGGCCTCGGTTCAGACCAGACCAATGCCGTTTTCTTTGGAGTCGGCGATCAAACTGCGCTTACCTCGTTGACCGTCCATTTCCCCAACGACTCTACCGCTACGTTTTTAAACCCAGACGTCGATAGCGTCATCGAAATTACCTTAGACTAA
- a CDS encoding DUF6796 family protein, which produces MPHANRNLLLAGWAGLLGALLVGIGEFTLQFSPAGGYESPDYSYFARISTGRLTAGHFFSVLAAPLYLLGYWHLGQMFIRGGSKLAGWFITLFGGYAFVVGTAWLGGRIYLALTAHALADASVEVSAVLTPLLEQFAVHNEPLVNALRLAMLIVSVLWIWRILQQKTLYPRWMAIFSPILLLGLIFATYFFLSPALGAYLLPAAMNVVHVVIFALSIYCLQSSAKYHPA; this is translated from the coding sequence ATGCCCCACGCAAACCGAAACCTGCTCCTCGCCGGCTGGGCCGGCCTTCTTGGCGCCTTGCTGGTGGGCATTGGTGAATTCACCCTCCAGTTCTCCCCTGCCGGCGGATACGAATCGCCTGATTACAGCTACTTTGCACGTATCTCCACAGGTCGCCTGACAGCCGGCCACTTCTTTAGCGTATTGGCAGCCCCACTCTACCTGCTCGGCTACTGGCATCTCGGGCAGATGTTTATCCGCGGCGGCAGCAAACTCGCCGGCTGGTTTATTACCTTGTTCGGTGGCTACGCATTTGTGGTGGGCACAGCCTGGCTCGGCGGTCGAATTTATCTGGCGCTAACTGCGCACGCACTTGCGGACGCATCCGTTGAGGTCTCCGCTGTACTCACACCGCTGCTGGAGCAGTTTGCCGTCCACAACGAGCCGCTGGTAAATGCGTTGCGGCTCGCCATGCTTATCGTATCCGTCTTGTGGATCTGGCGCATCCTGCAGCAAAAGACGCTCTATCCACGGTGGATGGCTATTTTCAGTCCGATTCTACTACTGGGGCTCATTTTTGCCACCTACTTCTTCCTCTCACCGGCGCTTGGTGCCTACCTGTTGCCGGCCGCGATGAACGTCGTGCACGTCGTCATCTTTGCGCTATCCATCTACTGCTTACAAAGTTCAGCAAAATATCATCCAGCATAA